A window of Leptospira brenneri contains these coding sequences:
- a CDS encoding DUF2797 domain-containing protein: MPTIQGYVRKMSHKGVSPVSYFWESATYSETDKKDLTARESTSEISVETWIGKKITLSTNDEIRCLHCGKKTKKSFNQGHCFTCFTKLAENDLCILRPETCHHHKGTCREPDWGKENCFKKHTLYFANSSGLKVGITKENPVSNRWVDQGARFGVPILEVESRRDAGILEHYLSQFLPDKTSWQKMVAGDPPSMDLVKEGIKFLNHLEKNEFLSPPDSKSKLVWKRLDLNKVTEIQYPIESFPGKIKSLKLTKESPIVDTLVGIKGQYLLFQSGVINIRSLSGLWIEVSA; this comes from the coding sequence ATGCCTACGATCCAAGGTTATGTCAGAAAAATGTCTCACAAGGGTGTATCCCCTGTTTCCTATTTTTGGGAATCAGCAACCTATAGTGAAACAGACAAAAAGGATCTTACTGCCAGAGAATCCACTTCGGAAATTTCGGTGGAGACTTGGATCGGAAAAAAAATTACACTTTCCACAAATGATGAAATTCGTTGCCTACATTGTGGAAAAAAAACAAAGAAGTCTTTCAACCAAGGCCATTGTTTCACTTGTTTCACCAAACTAGCGGAAAATGATCTTTGTATTTTACGACCGGAAACTTGCCATCACCATAAAGGTACTTGTAGAGAACCAGATTGGGGAAAAGAAAATTGTTTTAAAAAACATACTCTTTACTTTGCTAATTCGAGTGGATTAAAAGTAGGAATCACAAAGGAAAATCCTGTATCGAACCGTTGGGTGGACCAGGGGGCTCGTTTTGGAGTTCCCATTTTGGAAGTGGAGTCTCGCAGAGACGCTGGAATTTTAGAACATTATTTGAGTCAGTTCCTTCCAGACAAAACATCTTGGCAAAAGATGGTGGCGGGTGATCCACCAAGCATGGATTTGGTGAAAGAGGGGATTAAGTTTTTGAATCATTTAGAAAAAAACGAATTTCTCTCTCCTCCTGATAGTAAGTCCAAACTGGTTTGGAAGAGATTGGATTTAAACAAGGTCACCGAAATTCAGTATCCAATTGAATCTTTTCCAGGGAAAATCAAATCCCTCAAACTCACTAAGGAAAGTCCGATCGTTGACACTCTTGTTGGAATTAAGGGTCAGTATTTACTGTTTCAGTCAGGTGTGATCAATATTCGTAGTCTTAGTGGGCTTTGGATTGAAGTATCCGCGTAA
- a CDS encoding response regulator, translating into MNQNSIKRKLLYVDDEILNLYLFRDYFKNDFDVIVAQSGEEAIEELQENEDIQFVISDMRMPEMTGLEFITKAKAIRPNIVYCILTGYDLTPEIQTAIIEKRVARYFSKPFDPTEIGSFLSAGKK; encoded by the coding sequence ATGAATCAAAATTCCATAAAACGTAAGTTATTGTATGTAGATGATGAAATTCTGAATTTATATTTGTTTCGAGATTATTTTAAAAATGATTTTGATGTGATTGTTGCCCAGTCGGGTGAAGAGGCCATTGAAGAATTACAGGAAAACGAAGATATACAATTCGTGATTAGCGATATGCGAATGCCGGAGATGACGGGTTTGGAATTCATTACAAAGGCAAAGGCGATTCGACCAAATATAGTTTATTGTATTTTGACGGGTTACGATTTAACACCAGAAATTCAGACGGCAATCATTGAAAAACGAGTGGCTCGTTATTTCTCCAAACCATTTGATCCTACAGAGATTGGTTCCTTTCTCTCTGCAGGAAAAAAATAG
- a CDS encoding rhodanese-like domain-containing protein has product MKQFLFILLVLVTVPLVSESLKQKKKIKSKPVPIENKLIDYGEFRRIVNRSEGERETHRLTENQFLKLMSEDGVILLDARSENRFKLLHIKGAKNLPFTEFTKESLADLIPEKKSKILIYCNNNFEGNQEAFAAKSPAASLNLSTYNSLKAYGYESIFELGPLLDVKTTILPLESQKPEKVETP; this is encoded by the coding sequence ATGAAACAGTTCCTATTCATTTTACTGGTACTCGTCACCGTCCCACTCGTTTCAGAATCTCTTAAGCAGAAAAAAAAGATCAAATCCAAACCAGTTCCCATTGAAAATAAACTCATTGATTATGGGGAGTTTCGAAGGATCGTAAATCGCTCCGAAGGAGAAAGGGAAACTCATCGCCTAACAGAGAATCAGTTTTTAAAGTTGATGTCGGAAGACGGAGTCATTCTTCTCGATGCTCGTAGTGAAAATAGATTTAAACTTTTACACATCAAGGGTGCAAAAAATCTTCCCTTTACTGAATTCACAAAAGAATCTTTAGCAGATCTAATTCCAGAAAAAAAATCAAAAATCTTAATTTACTGTAATAACAACTTTGAAGGGAACCAGGAAGCCTTTGCTGCCAAAAGTCCTGCTGCCTCTTTGAACCTTTCTACATACAACTCACTCAAAGCCTATGGGTATGAATCGATCTTTGAACTCGGACCACTCCTCGATGTAAAAACAACAATCCTTCCTTTGGAAAGTCAGAAACCAGAAAAGGTAGAGACACCATAA
- a CDS encoding lipoprotein LipL46: MFNRLRLAPLTGVLILTILACAGSNSAQKQPTLPDNVVTAMGEAPIYQGDLALARNKALKDAKLNAIRKLVGEQITEKSGVSDGQSLGSKLYGKTDSFVKKYDIISEEQWKLDTQDMIRLNVRCEVEATKLSTAVDALLDDVGNPRIAVLVQTVVNGKSYPIGSATNIAEAELIEKLRTKGNKVVDSSQLTALLKKNPSLAKLDLTSVEEGSPLLTLAQDSGAEVLIVAKVTTTDQKPVVLPGGKKTDFLSSAATGPYRIIQLWGDGKIFGSGSLEGRGADITQEVSREQAVKDWANLVSGKVGKQIKDEWFKLTEQNTVILKFKGLGLEDAINFKNDLMEYTSVKQINDRKTEMNGSEWELTYPGKESMFAEELMYKKDSSFRFLSSKTLSINSSKRGVVEAEFKNK; this comes from the coding sequence ATGTTCAACCGACTTCGATTGGCTCCCTTAACCGGAGTTCTCATCCTAACCATTTTGGCATGTGCCGGCTCCAATTCCGCTCAGAAACAACCTACGCTGCCAGACAATGTGGTGACAGCCATGGGAGAGGCACCTATTTACCAAGGAGACTTGGCTCTTGCAAGGAATAAGGCTTTGAAAGATGCAAAACTCAATGCCATTCGCAAACTTGTCGGGGAACAAATTACAGAGAAATCAGGAGTTTCTGATGGCCAGTCCCTTGGCTCCAAACTCTACGGGAAAACAGACAGTTTCGTAAAAAAATACGACATCATCAGTGAAGAACAATGGAAACTAGACACCCAAGACATGATCCGTTTGAACGTGCGCTGTGAAGTGGAAGCAACCAAACTTTCCACTGCCGTAGATGCCCTTCTGGATGATGTGGGAAATCCAAGGATTGCTGTTCTTGTCCAAACAGTGGTGAATGGAAAGTCCTATCCCATTGGATCAGCAACCAATATTGCGGAAGCAGAACTCATCGAAAAACTCCGAACCAAAGGAAACAAGGTTGTAGATAGTTCCCAACTCACAGCACTTCTTAAAAAAAATCCAAGCCTTGCCAAACTTGACCTTACTTCTGTAGAAGAAGGAAGCCCACTACTCACTCTCGCACAAGATTCTGGTGCAGAAGTTCTGATTGTGGCGAAGGTAACCACCACCGATCAAAAACCAGTGGTTCTTCCTGGCGGAAAAAAAACTGACTTTTTAAGTTCAGCGGCCACTGGACCTTATCGTATCATCCAACTTTGGGGGGATGGAAAGATTTTTGGTTCAGGGAGTTTGGAAGGACGTGGGGCTGACATCACCCAAGAAGTTTCAAGAGAACAAGCCGTCAAAGACTGGGCTAACCTTGTTTCTGGGAAAGTCGGAAAACAAATCAAAGACGAATGGTTTAAACTCACAGAACAAAATACTGTGATTTTAAAGTTCAAAGGACTTGGTTTGGAAGATGCGATTAATTTTAAAAACGATTTAATGGAATACACTTCTGTCAAACAAATCAACGATCGTAAAACAGAAATGAATGGATCTGAATGGGAACTCACTTACCCAGGAAAAGAATCTATGTTTGCTGAAGAGTTGATGTATAAAAAAGATTCCAGTTTCCGTTTTTTAAGTAGTAAAACTTTAAGTATCAATAGCTCTAAACGCGGAGTTGTGGAAGCAGAATTTAAAAACAAATAA
- a CDS encoding RNA polymerase sigma factor: MSSEIRKLIDNCLLGKGDAWQELIHKFHRLIIGTCAHYVPKEEITDTSQQVYLKLTENDYHLLRKFKGDSLPAFIVYLSEISKNISMSQTRSIRRYEYREGISLDLSIDILDDRQTQEDVYFAWEEKREFYDLIESLDDTHKEILILRLKGYKFKEIAEILDVPLGTVLARANRAKEKIKKILTKEIKP, from the coding sequence ATGAGTAGTGAGATTCGAAAGTTAATCGACAATTGCCTTCTTGGCAAAGGGGACGCCTGGCAAGAACTCATCCATAAATTTCATAGGCTCATCATAGGAACATGCGCTCACTACGTTCCGAAAGAGGAAATTACGGATACCTCCCAACAAGTGTATCTCAAACTTACCGAAAACGACTACCATCTATTAAGAAAATTCAAAGGAGATAGTTTACCTGCATTTATTGTTTATTTAAGTGAAATTTCTAAAAATATAAGTATGTCTCAGACAAGATCCATTCGTCGGTATGAATATCGAGAGGGAATTTCCTTGGATTTGAGTATTGATATTTTAGATGATAGGCAAACCCAAGAAGATGTTTACTTTGCTTGGGAAGAAAAAAGAGAGTTCTACGACCTAATCGAAAGCCTGGATGATACCCATAAAGAAATTCTCATCTTACGTCTTAAAGGATATAAATTCAAAGAGATTGCAGAAATCCTCGATGTTCCCCTAGGTACGGTACTAGCTCGGGCTAACCGAGCCAAAGAAAAGATAAAAAAAATCCTTACAAAGGAAATAAAGCCTTAG
- the ychF gene encoding redox-regulated ATPase YchF: MALNCGIVGLPNVGKSTIFNALTKAGAQAANYPFCTIEPNTGVVEVPDERLNRLAEVYKPKRTVPTMIEFVDIAGLVKGASQGEGLGNQFLSHIREVDAICHVVRAFQDENITHVHGKVDPIEDITVINYELILADLDSLEKQQQRVAKTAKTGNKEATEILSVMDKILDALKKGNRASTVELGEEETKIAKKFNLITIKPVLYVANILDSDVKNSDNPLVKTIIDFASKEGAPVVVLCGRFEEEISGLEKEDQLAFLEEIGEKESGLSRMIRASYKLLGLLTFFTAGVEEVRAWTTKQGSTGPVAASVIHSDFEKGYIRAEVMRYEDVDRTGDGAKVKDEGKLRVEGKEYIVQDGDVIYFRVNA, from the coding sequence ATGGCTTTGAATTGTGGAATCGTAGGTCTCCCGAACGTCGGTAAGTCGACTATTTTTAATGCACTCACTAAGGCAGGAGCACAGGCTGCCAACTATCCATTTTGTACGATAGAACCCAATACTGGTGTGGTGGAAGTTCCGGACGAAAGACTGAATCGTTTGGCTGAGGTTTATAAACCAAAACGAACGGTTCCTACGATGATCGAGTTTGTCGACATTGCGGGCCTTGTCAAAGGGGCAAGCCAAGGGGAAGGTTTAGGAAATCAGTTTTTATCTCATATCCGCGAAGTGGATGCAATTTGCCATGTTGTGCGAGCCTTCCAAGATGAAAACATCACCCATGTTCATGGAAAAGTAGATCCTATCGAAGACATCACTGTCATCAATTACGAACTCATCCTTGCTGATTTGGATAGTTTAGAAAAACAACAACAACGGGTTGCTAAAACTGCAAAAACAGGAAATAAGGAAGCGACTGAAATTTTAAGTGTGATGGATAAAATTCTTGATGCCTTAAAAAAAGGAAATCGAGCTTCCACTGTTGAACTTGGTGAAGAAGAAACAAAAATTGCCAAAAAATTCAATCTCATTACGATCAAACCAGTATTATACGTTGCTAATATTTTGGATTCTGATGTAAAAAATAGTGATAACCCGCTGGTCAAAACCATCATCGACTTTGCTTCGAAAGAAGGAGCGCCTGTAGTTGTGTTATGTGGTAGGTTCGAAGAAGAAATCTCTGGACTAGAAAAAGAGGACCAACTTGCCTTTTTGGAAGAAATCGGGGAAAAGGAATCCGGACTTTCTAGAATGATTCGAGCTTCTTACAAACTACTTGGTCTCCTCACTTTTTTTACTGCTGGAGTCGAAGAGGTTCGCGCTTGGACCACCAAACAAGGAAGCACGGGACCAGTTGCGGCCAGTGTCATCCATTCCGATTTTGAAAAGGGTTACATCAGAGCTGAGGTTATGCGTTATGAAGACGTTGACCGAACCGGGGACGGGGCCAAAGTCAAAGATGAAGGAAAACTACGTGTGGAAGGGAAGGAATACATTGTCCAAGATGGGGATGTGATTTACTTCCGAGTGAACGCATAA
- a CDS encoding RluA family pseudouridine synthase, whose translation MKYPRKQIRLKGGYTTNILYECDEFLLAEKPVGLPVHETKDPNRMDFTRLLGNHLGLPELRTANRLDLGTSGIVLLGKSSLHNKEIDSLLDGAEKEYIFLCHGIPNWKEKRFECFLKDGNKEVKVVRSGGKKAITEFKMISEFQNLNLSFGVAKILTGRRHQIRVMLRELGFPILGDPVYWITEPKKKEPRMFLHSFRFCFTDLQGEKQWVETEIPEEFNLRVGKSIPFANKTE comes from the coding sequence TTGAAGTATCCGCGTAAACAAATTCGCCTCAAAGGTGGATATACCACAAATATTCTTTATGAATGTGATGAATTTCTTTTAGCTGAAAAACCTGTTGGTTTACCTGTACATGAAACAAAAGATCCCAATCGAATGGATTTTACAAGGTTACTCGGAAACCATCTGGGTTTACCGGAGCTCAGAACCGCCAACCGTTTGGATTTAGGAACAAGTGGAATTGTATTACTGGGAAAGTCTTCTCTGCATAATAAAGAAATCGATTCCTTATTAGATGGAGCAGAAAAAGAATATATTTTTTTATGCCATGGAATTCCAAATTGGAAAGAAAAACGATTCGAATGTTTTTTAAAGGATGGAAACAAAGAAGTCAAAGTTGTTAGAAGTGGGGGAAAAAAAGCCATCACTGAATTTAAAATGATCTCCGAATTTCAGAATCTAAACTTGTCTTTTGGGGTGGCAAAAATCCTTACTGGAAGAAGGCACCAAATCCGCGTTATGCTTCGTGAGTTGGGTTTTCCCATTCTAGGAGATCCTGTATATTGGATCACAGAGCCTAAGAAGAAAGAACCTAGAATGTTTCTACACTCCTTTCGATTCTGCTTTACCGACTTGCAAGGTGAAAAACAGTGGGTAGAGACGGAAATTCCCGAAGAATTCAATCTCAGAGTTGGGAAATCTATTCCGTTTGCAAATAAAACAGAATGA
- a CDS encoding peptidylprolyl isomerase, whose amino-acid sequence MSTLRAILKTNKGEIRIDLFPDKTPNTVANFVNLAERNFYNGLKFHRVIADFMIQGGCPLGTGTGGPGYKFRDEFDSSLKHNKPGILSMANAGPGTNGSQFFITHVPTPWLDGKHSVFGAVVDEKDQAVVNSIAQGDVMESITIEGDTSGVLAVAKPFLDEWNQILDSKK is encoded by the coding sequence ATGAGCACACTTAGAGCAATTCTCAAAACAAACAAAGGTGAAATCCGCATCGATTTGTTTCCTGACAAAACGCCAAATACGGTCGCTAACTTCGTAAATCTTGCTGAAAGAAATTTCTACAATGGTCTAAAATTCCACCGAGTCATTGCCGATTTTATGATCCAGGGTGGTTGTCCCCTTGGAACAGGGACTGGTGGACCAGGATATAAATTTCGCGATGAGTTTGATTCTAGTTTAAAACATAACAAACCAGGGATTCTTTCTATGGCGAATGCAGGTCCAGGAACCAACGGAAGTCAATTTTTTATTACCCATGTTCCGACTCCTTGGTTAGATGGAAAACATTCTGTTTTTGGTGCGGTTGTAGATGAAAAAGACCAAGCAGTGGTAAATAGCATTGCACAAGGTGATGTGATGGAATCGATTACGATCGAGGGAGATACTTCCGGGGTTCTTGCTGTAGCAAAACCATTTTTGGATGAGTGGAACCAAATCCTAGATTCTAAAAAATAA
- a CDS encoding exo-beta-N-acetylmuramidase NamZ family protein, whose translation MTNYFFRFSLCFLVLACHGNTVPQFRVHPLDSKMRVSSDIFYEKVLPEMAGKKLMLATNPSGIGTNPKKIITSLEKHKITLEHLIGLEHGFLGLEEEFSQTPVTMDSTFNRPLYHIYRIKDSELRELVKEVDYVVFDVQDVGMRCYTYLSVLKRLMDAMKNTKTKLIVLDHIHVAMHLSPMGEKMNPRNLNFAGEFPSLLITGMTIGEATQFYNKEYLKDSVNVQIVPVEGYRRGMYFEDTGIPWTTPSPNLPMVDSARNYLSLVLLEGVNVSVGRGTQAPFVYFGAPWMTNPEELATKLTNLGNKSYYFSPVFFKPTFGPHKGKICSGLRMNLVRPDYDPIQLAYDLIRLMKETYPNDFKWSKGSSNHWVDQLWGNDHFRTSINEGKSFIDFHNTYLSEEENEAKKIAPYLLY comes from the coding sequence ATGACCAATTACTTTTTTAGGTTTTCTCTCTGCTTTCTTGTACTCGCTTGCCATGGGAACACAGTTCCTCAATTTCGTGTCCACCCGCTTGATTCTAAGATGAGGGTTTCTTCGGACATTTTTTATGAAAAAGTCCTACCAGAGATGGCTGGTAAAAAATTAATGCTTGCGACCAACCCTTCGGGAATTGGAACCAATCCAAAAAAAATCATCACATCTTTAGAGAAACATAAAATCACTCTCGAACATTTGATTGGATTGGAACATGGTTTTCTTGGTTTGGAAGAAGAGTTTAGCCAAACGCCTGTTACCATGGACTCCACATTCAATCGTCCTTTGTATCATATCTATCGAATTAAGGATTCTGAATTACGAGAACTCGTGAAAGAAGTGGATTATGTTGTTTTCGATGTCCAGGATGTGGGAATGCGTTGTTACACTTATTTGAGTGTTCTCAAACGACTGATGGATGCGATGAAAAATACCAAAACAAAACTGATTGTTCTCGATCATATCCATGTTGCCATGCACTTATCCCCAATGGGTGAAAAAATGAATCCAAGGAATTTAAACTTTGCTGGTGAATTTCCTTCTCTTCTCATCACAGGAATGACAATTGGTGAGGCGACTCAGTTTTATAATAAAGAATATTTAAAAGACAGTGTAAATGTTCAGATAGTTCCTGTGGAAGGATACAGGCGCGGGATGTATTTTGAAGATACAGGAATTCCTTGGACCACACCATCCCCTAACTTACCAATGGTGGACTCTGCAAGAAATTATCTTTCTCTCGTTCTTTTGGAAGGGGTAAATGTTTCTGTGGGTCGGGGAACCCAAGCACCTTTTGTTTATTTTGGAGCTCCTTGGATGACAAACCCGGAAGAACTTGCGACAAAACTTACAAATCTCGGAAACAAATCTTATTACTTTTCTCCTGTGTTTTTCAAACCAACCTTTGGTCCTCATAAAGGTAAAATCTGTTCCGGATTACGGATGAATTTGGTTCGGCCTGATTACGATCCGATCCAACTAGCATATGATCTCATTCGACTTATGAAAGAAACGTATCCGAATGATTTTAAATGGAGTAAGGGATCATCCAACCATTGGGTGGACCAACTTTGGGGGAATGACCATTTTCGAACTTCCATCAACGAAGGAAAAAGTTTTATAGACTTTCATAATACGTATCTATCGGAAGAAGAAAACGAAGCTAAAAAAATCGCACCTTACTTGTTATATTGA
- a CDS encoding ATP-binding protein has product MIQGQLLSDIIEAVSNTYGNEFLNRLTLKLASIIRADYTFIAIFDKEKYESKTISLVAKGQIAENMAYSLKDTPCANVFDNSICYYPVEVQKYFPDDQLLVEMKIEGYIGSPLLNSRKEVMGLIVGLYESEIENKDQILTLFQIFSGRIAAELERSEYESRLEKYNHELESIVDSRTRELKQTLVELRERQNQLIESEKMASLGLLSAGIAHEINNPLNFILGGYFGVRDILEGSNLASEKTQLYLEAIKEGVERTSKIVKGLNQFTRSGDSFEEKFDLHDIVENCLVVLGHSLRDRILVVKDYFSGSMMVKGNSGKIHQVFLNIMTNAIQAMEGDSGILGLKSFRDPEYALVEISDSGGGIPEELQNKIRNPFFTTKDPGKGVGLGLPIAYKIIEDHKGIIEMESVPGKGTIFRIKIPVLV; this is encoded by the coding sequence ATGATCCAAGGCCAACTTCTATCGGATATCATCGAAGCTGTTTCCAATACCTATGGAAATGAATTTCTCAATCGCCTGACACTTAAGTTGGCCTCTATCATCCGAGCGGACTATACTTTCATCGCTATCTTTGATAAAGAAAAATATGAATCAAAAACCATCTCCCTTGTTGCGAAGGGGCAGATTGCAGAGAATATGGCCTATTCGTTGAAAGACACACCTTGTGCTAATGTTTTTGATAATAGTATTTGTTATTATCCGGTAGAAGTACAGAAATACTTTCCTGATGATCAACTTTTGGTGGAGATGAAAATTGAAGGATACATTGGATCTCCACTTCTGAATTCCAGAAAAGAAGTGATGGGTCTTATTGTTGGACTTTATGAATCAGAGATTGAAAACAAAGATCAGATTTTAACTTTATTTCAAATTTTTTCTGGTAGAATCGCTGCTGAGTTGGAGCGATCTGAATACGAATCACGTTTGGAAAAATACAATCATGAATTGGAATCAATTGTAGATTCTAGAACTCGTGAACTGAAACAAACTTTAGTGGAACTGCGAGAAAGGCAAAACCAACTCATTGAATCGGAGAAGATGGCAAGTCTTGGTTTGTTGTCAGCAGGCATTGCTCATGAGATCAATAACCCTTTGAATTTTATTTTAGGTGGTTATTTTGGTGTTCGTGATATTTTAGAAGGTTCGAACCTTGCCTCTGAAAAAACTCAATTGTATTTGGAGGCCATCAAAGAAGGGGTAGAGAGAACTTCCAAAATTGTAAAGGGGCTTAACCAATTCACTCGGAGCGGTGATTCATTTGAGGAAAAATTTGATCTACATGATATCGTAGAAAATTGTTTGGTGGTTCTTGGTCATTCGTTACGCGATCGGATTTTAGTTGTGAAAGATTACTTTTCGGGAAGTATGATGGTCAAAGGAAATTCTGGTAAAATTCACCAAGTATTTCTCAATATAATGACGAATGCGATCCAAGCTATGGAAGGGGATTCTGGGATTTTGGGTTTAAAGAGTTTCCGGGATCCTGAGTATGCTTTGGTTGAGATCTCTGATTCTGGTGGCGGAATTCCAGAAGAATTACAAAACAAAATTCGAAATCCATTTTTTACCACCAAAGATCCGGGAAAAGGGGTAGGACTTGGTTTGCCCATCGCCTACAAAATTATAGAAGACCATAAAGGGATCATCGAAATGGAATCAGTTCCGGGTAAGGGAACTATTTTTCGGATCAAAATTCCGGTGTTAGTATGA
- a CDS encoding LIC_11883 family protein yields MKRILVTLLTFLLTLTIFASEKEFKNIPKNKAAKVLKSVAYATIRSTLLVSYGEGEDKESVYTPCSENFPSMPGDFPCNYLDYEGTTLEVAPSSTVTEGEATEGSDLEDLNPGGKVVIKQIKQKSPNLNGKVVLLGEGEDQLKLFYNPKGQISHYLYRKTLVIFKWSLSNSEPSLTGLLFVNVSRDFFPEEVKEYSF; encoded by the coding sequence ATGAAACGAATTCTAGTTACATTACTTACTTTTCTTTTGACTCTAACGATCTTTGCTTCTGAAAAGGAATTCAAAAACATTCCTAAAAATAAGGCAGCTAAGGTTTTGAAATCAGTAGCTTATGCTACCATTCGCTCGACACTTCTTGTTTCTTACGGAGAGGGGGAAGATAAGGAATCTGTTTATACACCTTGTTCCGAAAATTTTCCAAGTATGCCCGGTGATTTTCCCTGCAATTATTTGGACTATGAAGGAACAACTTTAGAAGTGGCTCCGAGTTCTACGGTGACCGAAGGGGAGGCAACAGAAGGTTCCGATCTTGAAGATCTAAACCCTGGCGGAAAAGTGGTTATCAAACAGATCAAACAAAAATCACCTAATCTAAATGGAAAGGTGGTTTTACTTGGGGAAGGAGAAGACCAATTAAAACTTTTTTATAATCCCAAAGGGCAAATTTCTCATTACCTATACCGCAAAACTCTTGTTATTTTCAAATGGAGTCTTTCTAATTCGGAACCCAGTCTTACTGGATTACTCTTTGTGAATGTGAGTAGGGACTTCTTTCCTGAAGAAGTAAAAGAATATTCTTTTTAG